A stretch of Mesorhizobium sp. L-2-11 DNA encodes these proteins:
- a CDS encoding transposase yields the protein MTKPFITAYLSLSPIGSGDAVNYRRLLAGNSIDKAPPLKHDAGRHTRPPAIQRLVMQVVPHQGRNIMKRQARPFTIEIKQKRGRSRQNRSIWGDLDLGSIAADMTKEVGAVELPKLRRIDSDVTAIDAEDRKMKRAEHTMADLKDVESMQLPADAADTGDTAQVTKKSSRPRKPKAQAKQIARKATSEAAVPSANVPAMRSPRKVHSTTERAQKLGLIEKSIKAGESIKSATRKAGISEQTFYQWKRAVRPAEEGNDLKDLLALEEENERLKRLLAERLRKENAELKRKLGLE from the coding sequence GTGACGAAGCCGTTCATCACGGCTTACCTCAGCCTGTCTCCGATCGGGTCAGGTGATGCCGTGAACTATCGCCGGTTGCTAGCCGGCAACAGCATCGATAAAGCTCCGCCCCTTAAACACGACGCCGGGCGACACACGCGCCCGCCGGCGATACAGCGACTTGTCATGCAAGTCGTTCCTCATCAAGGAAGGAATATTATGAAGCGGCAGGCGCGACCGTTCACTATTGAGATCAAGCAAAAGCGGGGTAGATCCAGGCAGAACCGTTCGATCTGGGGCGATCTTGATCTGGGCTCTATTGCCGCCGACATGACGAAAGAAGTCGGCGCTGTGGAACTGCCGAAGCTTCGGCGTATTGACTCCGATGTGACGGCCATTGATGCTGAAGATCGAAAAATGAAGCGAGCGGAGCATACTATGGCCGATCTAAAGGACGTTGAATCAATGCAGCTTCCCGCCGATGCTGCTGACACGGGGGACACGGCTCAAGTGACGAAGAAATCTTCGAGGCCCAGGAAGCCGAAAGCGCAAGCAAAGCAAATCGCGCGAAAGGCCACGTCCGAGGCTGCAGTCCCCAGTGCCAATGTTCCCGCAATGCGGTCGCCGCGCAAGGTTCATTCCACAACGGAACGAGCGCAAAAACTTGGCCTTATCGAGAAGTCGATCAAAGCTGGGGAAAGCATCAAGAGCGCCACGCGGAAGGCCGGCATTTCCGAGCAGACTTTTTATCAATGGAAGAGGGCCGTCAGGCCAGCAGAGGAGGGCAACGACCTGAAGGATTTGCTTGCGCTTGAGGAAGAAAACGAGCGGCTGAAGAGATTGCTGGCCGAGCGTCTGCGCAAGGAGAATGCCGAACTCAAGCGAAAGCTGGGGCTCGAATAG
- a CDS encoding IS30 family transposase: MGIQKRRSHRSGRAPLPSPGRPPVAERSELQRFWLGIAQGMTSEDAALAAGMSQPVGTRLFRQAGGMAPAMFRSSSKPPSGRYLSFVEREEIALLRVQGLSRREIGRQLGRSASTISRELRRNAATRSGGLEYRASTAQWHAERSARRPKPTKLALNTTLRTYVEQRLAGVVMTPSGAPVPGPAVSWKGRRHGPRKNRRWATAWSPEQIARRLPIDFPDDETMRISHEAIYQALFVQGRGALRRELSACLRTGRVLRVPRARVRGRGKSFVSPEIMISQRPAEAVDRAVPGHWEGDLILGLGSSAIGTLVERTTRFTMLLHLPRLAGHGEAPRMKNGPALAGHGAEAVRDAITRTIITLPEELRRSLTWDQGAEMAQHDRLKIDAGVQVYFCDPQSPWQRGTNENTNGLLRQYFPKGTDLSVHSADEIAAVAVALNARPRKTLGWKTPAEALDELLSRVNTIGVATTA; the protein is encoded by the coding sequence ATGGGCATCCAAAAGCGACGATCACACCGTTCTGGACGAGCGCCGTTGCCGTCACCGGGACGTCCGCCAGTGGCGGAGAGATCTGAACTCCAGCGATTCTGGTTGGGGATCGCGCAAGGAATGACAAGCGAAGATGCTGCGCTGGCTGCTGGTATGTCGCAGCCTGTTGGAACCAGATTGTTCCGACAGGCGGGTGGCATGGCACCAGCGATGTTCAGATCTTCGAGCAAGCCGCCGTCCGGGCGGTACCTCTCGTTTGTGGAACGTGAGGAGATCGCACTACTTCGCGTTCAAGGCCTTTCGAGACGCGAGATCGGTCGCCAACTTGGCCGATCCGCCTCAACCATCTCCCGCGAGCTACGACGCAATGCCGCGACGCGCAGCGGTGGCCTGGAGTATCGTGCATCGACAGCCCAATGGCATGCCGAGCGATCGGCCCGTCGACCCAAACCGACCAAGCTTGCGCTCAACACGACCTTGCGCACTTATGTTGAGCAGAGACTGGCCGGCGTCGTCATGACTCCGAGCGGCGCTCCCGTTCCGGGTCCCGCCGTTTCGTGGAAGGGCCGCCGGCATGGCCCGCGAAAGAATCGGCGGTGGGCCACGGCCTGGAGCCCGGAACAGATTGCCCGACGCTTGCCGATCGACTTCCCGGACGACGAGACGATGCGCATCAGCCACGAAGCCATCTATCAGGCCCTTTTTGTTCAGGGCCGGGGAGCGCTACGCCGCGAACTGTCGGCCTGCTTGAGAACGGGGCGCGTGTTGCGGGTCCCCAGGGCGCGCGTACGCGGGCGAGGCAAGAGCTTTGTCTCGCCGGAGATCATGATCAGTCAACGCCCCGCCGAAGCGGTCGATCGCGCGGTGCCGGGTCACTGGGAGGGAGACCTCATCCTTGGTCTTGGCAGCTCGGCGATCGGCACGCTGGTTGAGCGTACGACGCGCTTCACGATGTTGCTGCATCTTCCCCGACTTGCGGGGCATGGCGAAGCTCCGCGCATGAAGAATGGCCCTGCTCTCGCGGGACACGGAGCTGAAGCCGTGCGTGACGCGATTACGCGCACCATCATCACCTTGCCCGAAGAGTTGCGGCGTTCGCTGACCTGGGATCAGGGAGCCGAAATGGCTCAGCATGATCGTCTCAAGATCGACGCGGGTGTCCAAGTCTACTTCTGCGATCCGCAAAGCCCATGGCAGCGTGGCACCAACGAGAACACCAATGGACTGCTGCGTCAGTACTTCCCGAAAGGCACCGACCTGAGCGTCCACAGCGCCGACGAGATCGCCGCCGTGGCCGTGGCCCTCAATGCCCGACCGAGAAAAACTCTGGGATGGAAAACACCCGCAGAAGCGCTTGACGAGTTGCTGTCGCGAGTGAACACAATCGGTGTTGCGACGACCGCTTGA
- a CDS encoding DUF1419 domain-containing protein → MSDHPPFRKVFEGVATQEQMFQLFDRHRDTPGNDPLSGAPYDGEWFELQGSTYHFMLDLLPPLFMRTGMFGLSEYKAGYVTSVFFAIRIRGRERWFHGFCNLANRRSPDAMRAAIIAYETGASDSMTRAEKLEAIWNTMPAEFKEIGGDRNPDAFAADQHGRRTVLIDTGGPRPIPKPLEDLSDAEIEELLAVSQMRRKSRS, encoded by the coding sequence ATGTCCGATCATCCGCCTTTCCGCAAAGTCTTCGAGGGTGTCGCCACCCAAGAACAGATGTTTCAACTGTTTGACAGGCATCGCGATACCCCAGGGAACGATCCTCTGTCGGGCGCGCCCTATGACGGCGAGTGGTTCGAACTACAGGGTTCGACCTATCATTTCATGCTTGACCTGTTGCCGCCGCTGTTCATGCGCACCGGCATGTTCGGCCTGTCCGAATACAAGGCCGGGTATGTCACCAGCGTCTTCTTCGCGATCAGGATCCGGGGCCGCGAACGCTGGTTTCACGGCTTCTGCAACCTCGCAAACAGGCGCAGCCCGGATGCAATGCGGGCGGCCATCATCGCCTATGAGACGGGTGCCAGCGACAGCATGACGCGTGCGGAGAAGCTCGAGGCGATCTGGAACACCATGCCTGCCGAATTCAAGGAGATCGGGGGCGATAGAAATCCCGACGCCTTTGCGGCCGATCAGCACGGCAGACGCACTGTTTTAATCGACACCGGCGGGCCGAGACCCATCCCCAAGCCTCTTGAAGATCTGTCCGACGCGGAGATCGAAGAACTTCTGGCAGTTTCGCAGATGCGTCGAAAGTCGCGTTCCTGA